The proteins below are encoded in one region of Oryzias melastigma strain HK-1 linkage group LG9, ASM292280v2, whole genome shotgun sequence:
- the tmem175 gene encoding endosomal/lysosomal potassium channel TMEM175 isoform X1, producing MVPEACVQLLPVSPPTVNWNSAVVKNILLVPSSSSAMGGSDDSDLIEQHAEEEMGDKNRAASSASLMGGSSCREGHSSTQSSHRLLAYSDALISIIATVMILPVAHTKVESSEVRLDDVPAAAFPPDLNAFLLQELRQSLQFLLSAKIAVYLMTFLIVTVAWAAHIRLFQVIVRIDDCLALLNLACMMLITFLPYTFSLMAMFPKNILGMLLFCGCVMVIGIIQCVIVLYAFSHPFLLNEQIQISENQNFYKSHILKVIMRVPIMCFFASIFSFIFFQLSYVLLAIVVFLPYISQTFKWCRSKAIGQVEESPDEVLFYTYLPSEPLSKERVEAFSDGVYAIVATLLILDICEDNVPDPAVVQQQFGGSLIAALQAYGPEYLAYFGSFATVGLLWFVHHSLFLHVTKTTRFMGLLNTFSLAFVGGLPLAYQLTHEFPDHSHNELEAIQISCVIVFFAGIFQLAIWVAALYTERESLHPDVWYGGREHVFMLAKLALYPCVALGTFFLTCVLSEFSASIFHLMEITVPFAFLLLRLLVRIGLALLRLLFCPDRPDLRSMVEEDESRVSFNSVVT from the exons ATGGTACCGGAAGCATGCGTGCAGTTGCTTCCTGTGTCTCCGCCCACAGTCAATTGGAACTCAGCTGTTGTTAAAAACATCCTGCTTGtgccctccagctcctctgccaTGGGGGGCAGCGACGACAGCGACCTCATAGAGCAGCACGCGGAGGAGGAGATGGGGGATAAGAATCGCGCGGCGTCGTCCGCCTCACTCATGGGGGGTTCGTCATGCAGGGAGGGCCACAGCAGCACGCAGTCCTCCCACAGACTGCTGGCCTATAGCGACGCGCTCATCTCCATCATCGCCACTGTCATG ATCTTACCCGTCGCCCACACCAAAGTGGAGAGCAGCGAGGTAAGGCTCGATGACGTTCCGGCTGCTGCTTTTCCTCCTGATCTGAACGCAtttctgctgcaggagctgaggCAGAGCCTGCAGTTTCTGCTGAGCGCCAAGATCGCAGTTTACTTGATGACGTTCCTGATTGTGACAGTGGCGTGGGCCGCCCACATCAG GTTGTTTCAGGTGATCGTGCGTATCGATGACTGCCTTGCTCTGCTGAACCTG GCCTGTATGATGCTCATCACCTTCCTGCCGTACACT TTCTCCCTGATGGCCATGTTCCCTAAGAACATCCTGGGGATGCTGCTCTTCTGCGGGTGTGTCATGGTGATCGGGATCATTCAG TGCGTCATCGTGCTGTACGCCTTCAGCCACCCCTTCCTGCTGAATGAACAGATCCAGATCTCAGAGAACCAGAACTTCTACAAGAGCCACATCCTCAAAGTCATCATGAGGGTTCCCATCATGTGCTTCTTCGCCAGCAtcttctccttcatcttcttCCAGCTG TCCTATGTTCTCCTCGCCATTGTGGTTTTCCTGCCGTACATCTCCCAGACCTTCAAGTGGTGCCGCAGCAAAGCCATAG GTCAGGTGGAGGAGAGTCCAGATGAGGTTCTGTTCTACACCTACCTGCCCAGCGAGCCCCTCAGCAAAGAGCGGGTGGAGGCCTTCAGTGACGGCGTTTACGCCATCGTCGCCACACTCCTCATCCTGGACATATG TGAGGACAACGTCCCGGACCCGGCGGTGGTGCAGCAGCAGTTTGGCGGCAGCCtgattgccgctctgcaggcgTACGGTCCCGAGTACCTGGCCTACTTTGGCTCCTTTGCCACTGTGGGGCTGCTGTGGTTCGTCCATCACTCGCTGTTCCTCCACGTCACCAAGACGACGCGCTTCATGGGCCTGCTCAACACCTTCTCTCTGGCGTTCGTCGGTGGCCTGCCTCTGGCCTACCAGCTAACCCACGAGTTTCCAGACCACTCCCACAACGAGCTGGAGGCCATCCAGATCAGCTGTGTGATTGTCTTCTTTGCCGGGATTTTCCAGCTGGCTATCTGGGTGGCGGCGCTCTACACCGAGCGGGAGAGCCTCCACCCGGACGTGTGGTACGGCGGCCGCGAGCACGTCTTCATGCTGGCTAAGCTGGCCCTCTACCCCTGCGTGGCTCTGGGGACCTTCTTCCTGACGTGCGTCCTGAGTGAGTTCAGCGCCTCCATCTTCCACCTCATGGAGATCACGGTGCCGTTCGCCTTCCTGCTGCTCAGGCTGCTGGTGCGGATCGGGCTGGCGCTGCTGCGCCTGCTGTTCTGTCCAGACCGGCCCGACCTGAGATCCATGGTGGAGGAAGACGAGTCGCGGGTGTCCTTCAACTCCGTGGTGACTTAG
- the LOC112148346 gene encoding nucleolysin TIA-1 isoform X1 has protein sequence MEDEQPRTLYVGNLSRDVTEPLILQVFTQIGPCKSCKMIVDTAGNDPYCFVEFYDHRHAAASLAAMNGRKIMGKEVKVNWATTPTSQKKDTSNHFHVFVGDLSPEITTEDVKAAFAPFGRISDARVVKDMATGKSKGYGFVSFFNKWDAENAIQHMGGQWLGGRQIRTNWATRKPPAPKTTYESNSKHLSFEEVMSQSSPSNCTVYCGGVSTGLTEQLMRQTFSAFGQIMEVRVFPDKGYSFVRFNSHESAAHAIVSVNGTSIDGHVVKCYWGKETPDMMNSMQQMSIPQQNKIGFPAAQPYGQWGQWYGNGPQISQYVPNGWQVPTYGVYSQGWNQQGFNHLPASAGWTGMSAISNGGVMEPTQGLNGSMLANQPGMGAAGYPTH, from the exons ATGGAGGACGAACAACCTAGAACCTT ATACGTGGGGAACCTGTCCAGGGATGTCACGGAGCCTCTCATTCTGCAGGTCTTTACACAGATAGGACCCTGCAAGAGCTGTAAAATGATCGTTGAT ACGGCAGGAAATGATCCATACTGCTTTGTGGAGTTCTATGACCACAGGCATGCTGCTGCTTCTCTGGCAGCCATGAATGGAAGGAAAATAATGGGTAAG GAGGTCAAAGTTAACTGGGCCACAACACCAACCAGCCAGAAAAAAGACACAAGTA ATCATTTTCACGTTTTCGTTGGAGACCTCAGTCCAGAAATCACCACAGAAGATGTTAAAGCGGCCTTTGCCCCGTTTGGCAGGATATC AGATGCTCGTGTGGTTAAAGATATGGCTACAGGGAAATCCAAAGGCTACGGCTTTGTGTCGTTCTTCAACAAATGG GACGCTGAGAACGCCATCCAGCACATGGGGGGTCAGTGGTTAGGAGGGAGACAGATTCGAACTAACTGGGCCACAAGAAAGCCCCCCGCCCCAAAGACCACCTACGAAA GTAATTCCAAGCACCTATCCTTTGAGGAAGTCATGAGTCAGTCCAGCCCAAGTAACTGTACTGTGTACTGTGGTGGAGTCAGCACCGGACTCACAG AGCAACTGATGAGACAGACCTTCTCTGCTTTCGGACAAATCATGGAAGTCAGAGTTTTTCCAGACAAAGGTTATTCGTTTGTGAG GTTCAACTCCCACGAGTCAGCAGCCCATGCCATTGTGTCTGTGAATGGCACTTCAATAGACGGTCATGTAGTAAAATGTTACTGGGGTAAGGAGACTCCAGACATGATGAACTCCATGCAGCAGATGTCGATTCCTCAG cagaacaagATCGGCTTCCCTGCAGCCCAGCCCTATGGACAGTGGGGCCAGTGGTACGGCAACGGGCCCCAAATCAGCCAGTATGTTCCAAACGGGTGGCAGGTCCCCACCTACGGTGTCTATAGCCAGGGATGGAACCAGCAGGGCTTCAA TCACTTACCGGCCAGTGCTGGGTGGACTGGCATGAGCGCCATCAGTAACGGTGGGGTTATGGAGCCTACACAGGGACTGAATGGGAGTATGCTAGCCAACCAGCCTGGCATGGGAGCTGCAGGATACCCCACACACTGA
- the tmem175 gene encoding endosomal/lysosomal potassium channel TMEM175 isoform X3 — protein MVPEACVQLLPVSPPTVNWNSAVVKNILLVPSSSSAMGGSDDSDLIEQHAEEEMGDKNRAASSASLMGGSSCREGHSSTQSSHRLLAYSDALISIIATVMILPVAHTKVESSEVRLDDVPAAAFPPDLNAFLLQELRQSLQFLLSAKIAVYLMTFLIVTVAWAAHIRLFQVIVRIDDCLALLNLACMMLITFLPYTFSLMAMFPKNILGMLLFCGCVMVIGIIQCVIVLYAFSHPFLLNEQIQISENQNFYKSHILKVIMRVPIMCFFASIFSFIFFQLSYVLLAIVVFLPYISQTFKWCRSKAIGQVEESPDEVLFYTYLPSEPLSKERVEAFSDGVYAIVATLLILDICEDNVPDPAVVQQQFGGSLIAALQAYGPEYLAYFGSFATVGLLWFVHHSLFLHVTKTTSSLPGFSSWLSGWRRSTPSGRASTRTCGTAAASTSSCWLSWPSTPAWLWGPSS, from the exons ATGGTACCGGAAGCATGCGTGCAGTTGCTTCCTGTGTCTCCGCCCACAGTCAATTGGAACTCAGCTGTTGTTAAAAACATCCTGCTTGtgccctccagctcctctgccaTGGGGGGCAGCGACGACAGCGACCTCATAGAGCAGCACGCGGAGGAGGAGATGGGGGATAAGAATCGCGCGGCGTCGTCCGCCTCACTCATGGGGGGTTCGTCATGCAGGGAGGGCCACAGCAGCACGCAGTCCTCCCACAGACTGCTGGCCTATAGCGACGCGCTCATCTCCATCATCGCCACTGTCATG ATCTTACCCGTCGCCCACACCAAAGTGGAGAGCAGCGAGGTAAGGCTCGATGACGTTCCGGCTGCTGCTTTTCCTCCTGATCTGAACGCAtttctgctgcaggagctgaggCAGAGCCTGCAGTTTCTGCTGAGCGCCAAGATCGCAGTTTACTTGATGACGTTCCTGATTGTGACAGTGGCGTGGGCCGCCCACATCAG GTTGTTTCAGGTGATCGTGCGTATCGATGACTGCCTTGCTCTGCTGAACCTG GCCTGTATGATGCTCATCACCTTCCTGCCGTACACT TTCTCCCTGATGGCCATGTTCCCTAAGAACATCCTGGGGATGCTGCTCTTCTGCGGGTGTGTCATGGTGATCGGGATCATTCAG TGCGTCATCGTGCTGTACGCCTTCAGCCACCCCTTCCTGCTGAATGAACAGATCCAGATCTCAGAGAACCAGAACTTCTACAAGAGCCACATCCTCAAAGTCATCATGAGGGTTCCCATCATGTGCTTCTTCGCCAGCAtcttctccttcatcttcttCCAGCTG TCCTATGTTCTCCTCGCCATTGTGGTTTTCCTGCCGTACATCTCCCAGACCTTCAAGTGGTGCCGCAGCAAAGCCATAG GTCAGGTGGAGGAGAGTCCAGATGAGGTTCTGTTCTACACCTACCTGCCCAGCGAGCCCCTCAGCAAAGAGCGGGTGGAGGCCTTCAGTGACGGCGTTTACGCCATCGTCGCCACACTCCTCATCCTGGACATATG TGAGGACAACGTCCCGGACCCGGCGGTGGTGCAGCAGCAGTTTGGCGGCAGCCtgattgccgctctgcaggcgTACGGTCCCGAGTACCTGGCCTACTTTGGCTCCTTTGCCACTGTGGGGCTGCTGTGGTTCGTCCATCACTCGCTGTTCCTCCACGTCACCAAGACGAC GTCTTCTTTGCCGGGATTTTCCAGCTGGCTATCTGGGTGGCGGCGCTCTACACCGAGCGGGAGAGCCTCCACCCGGACGTGTGGTACGGCGGCCGCGAGCACGTCTTCATGCTGGCTAAGCTGGCCCTCTACCCCTGCGTGGCTCTGGGGACCTTCTTCCTGA
- the LOC112148346 gene encoding nucleolysin TIA-1 isoform X2 has protein sequence MEDEQPRTLYVGNLSRDVTEPLILQVFTQIGPCKSCKMIVDTAGNDPYCFVEFYDHRHAAASLAAMNGRKIMGKEVKVNWATTPTSQKKDTSNHFHVFVGDLSPEITTEDVKAAFAPFGRISDARVVKDMATGKSKGYGFVSFFNKWDAENAIQHMGGQWLGGRQIRTNWATRKPPAPKTTYESNSKHLSFEEVMSQSSPSNCTVYCGGVSTGLTEQLMRQTFSAFGQIMEVRVFPDKGYSFVRFNSHESAAHAIVSVNGTSIDGHVVKCYWGKETPDMMNSMQQMSIPQNKIGFPAAQPYGQWGQWYGNGPQISQYVPNGWQVPTYGVYSQGWNQQGFNHLPASAGWTGMSAISNGGVMEPTQGLNGSMLANQPGMGAAGYPTH, from the exons ATGGAGGACGAACAACCTAGAACCTT ATACGTGGGGAACCTGTCCAGGGATGTCACGGAGCCTCTCATTCTGCAGGTCTTTACACAGATAGGACCCTGCAAGAGCTGTAAAATGATCGTTGAT ACGGCAGGAAATGATCCATACTGCTTTGTGGAGTTCTATGACCACAGGCATGCTGCTGCTTCTCTGGCAGCCATGAATGGAAGGAAAATAATGGGTAAG GAGGTCAAAGTTAACTGGGCCACAACACCAACCAGCCAGAAAAAAGACACAAGTA ATCATTTTCACGTTTTCGTTGGAGACCTCAGTCCAGAAATCACCACAGAAGATGTTAAAGCGGCCTTTGCCCCGTTTGGCAGGATATC AGATGCTCGTGTGGTTAAAGATATGGCTACAGGGAAATCCAAAGGCTACGGCTTTGTGTCGTTCTTCAACAAATGG GACGCTGAGAACGCCATCCAGCACATGGGGGGTCAGTGGTTAGGAGGGAGACAGATTCGAACTAACTGGGCCACAAGAAAGCCCCCCGCCCCAAAGACCACCTACGAAA GTAATTCCAAGCACCTATCCTTTGAGGAAGTCATGAGTCAGTCCAGCCCAAGTAACTGTACTGTGTACTGTGGTGGAGTCAGCACCGGACTCACAG AGCAACTGATGAGACAGACCTTCTCTGCTTTCGGACAAATCATGGAAGTCAGAGTTTTTCCAGACAAAGGTTATTCGTTTGTGAG GTTCAACTCCCACGAGTCAGCAGCCCATGCCATTGTGTCTGTGAATGGCACTTCAATAGACGGTCATGTAGTAAAATGTTACTGGGGTAAGGAGACTCCAGACATGATGAACTCCATGCAGCAGATGTCGATTCCTCAG aacaagATCGGCTTCCCTGCAGCCCAGCCCTATGGACAGTGGGGCCAGTGGTACGGCAACGGGCCCCAAATCAGCCAGTATGTTCCAAACGGGTGGCAGGTCCCCACCTACGGTGTCTATAGCCAGGGATGGAACCAGCAGGGCTTCAA TCACTTACCGGCCAGTGCTGGGTGGACTGGCATGAGCGCCATCAGTAACGGTGGGGTTATGGAGCCTACACAGGGACTGAATGGGAGTATGCTAGCCAACCAGCCTGGCATGGGAGCTGCAGGATACCCCACACACTGA
- the tmem175 gene encoding endosomal/lysosomal potassium channel TMEM175 isoform X2: MVPEACVQLLPVSPPTVNWNSAVVKNILLVPSSSSAMGGSDDSDLIEQHAEEEMGDKNRAASSASLMGGSSCREGHSSTQSSHRLLAYSDALISIIATVMILPVAHTKVESSEELRQSLQFLLSAKIAVYLMTFLIVTVAWAAHIRLFQVIVRIDDCLALLNLACMMLITFLPYTFSLMAMFPKNILGMLLFCGCVMVIGIIQCVIVLYAFSHPFLLNEQIQISENQNFYKSHILKVIMRVPIMCFFASIFSFIFFQLSYVLLAIVVFLPYISQTFKWCRSKAIGQVEESPDEVLFYTYLPSEPLSKERVEAFSDGVYAIVATLLILDICEDNVPDPAVVQQQFGGSLIAALQAYGPEYLAYFGSFATVGLLWFVHHSLFLHVTKTTRFMGLLNTFSLAFVGGLPLAYQLTHEFPDHSHNELEAIQISCVIVFFAGIFQLAIWVAALYTERESLHPDVWYGGREHVFMLAKLALYPCVALGTFFLTCVLSEFSASIFHLMEITVPFAFLLLRLLVRIGLALLRLLFCPDRPDLRSMVEEDESRVSFNSVVT; this comes from the exons ATGGTACCGGAAGCATGCGTGCAGTTGCTTCCTGTGTCTCCGCCCACAGTCAATTGGAACTCAGCTGTTGTTAAAAACATCCTGCTTGtgccctccagctcctctgccaTGGGGGGCAGCGACGACAGCGACCTCATAGAGCAGCACGCGGAGGAGGAGATGGGGGATAAGAATCGCGCGGCGTCGTCCGCCTCACTCATGGGGGGTTCGTCATGCAGGGAGGGCCACAGCAGCACGCAGTCCTCCCACAGACTGCTGGCCTATAGCGACGCGCTCATCTCCATCATCGCCACTGTCATG ATCTTACCCGTCGCCCACACCAAAGTGGAGAGCAGCGAG gagctgaggCAGAGCCTGCAGTTTCTGCTGAGCGCCAAGATCGCAGTTTACTTGATGACGTTCCTGATTGTGACAGTGGCGTGGGCCGCCCACATCAG GTTGTTTCAGGTGATCGTGCGTATCGATGACTGCCTTGCTCTGCTGAACCTG GCCTGTATGATGCTCATCACCTTCCTGCCGTACACT TTCTCCCTGATGGCCATGTTCCCTAAGAACATCCTGGGGATGCTGCTCTTCTGCGGGTGTGTCATGGTGATCGGGATCATTCAG TGCGTCATCGTGCTGTACGCCTTCAGCCACCCCTTCCTGCTGAATGAACAGATCCAGATCTCAGAGAACCAGAACTTCTACAAGAGCCACATCCTCAAAGTCATCATGAGGGTTCCCATCATGTGCTTCTTCGCCAGCAtcttctccttcatcttcttCCAGCTG TCCTATGTTCTCCTCGCCATTGTGGTTTTCCTGCCGTACATCTCCCAGACCTTCAAGTGGTGCCGCAGCAAAGCCATAG GTCAGGTGGAGGAGAGTCCAGATGAGGTTCTGTTCTACACCTACCTGCCCAGCGAGCCCCTCAGCAAAGAGCGGGTGGAGGCCTTCAGTGACGGCGTTTACGCCATCGTCGCCACACTCCTCATCCTGGACATATG TGAGGACAACGTCCCGGACCCGGCGGTGGTGCAGCAGCAGTTTGGCGGCAGCCtgattgccgctctgcaggcgTACGGTCCCGAGTACCTGGCCTACTTTGGCTCCTTTGCCACTGTGGGGCTGCTGTGGTTCGTCCATCACTCGCTGTTCCTCCACGTCACCAAGACGACGCGCTTCATGGGCCTGCTCAACACCTTCTCTCTGGCGTTCGTCGGTGGCCTGCCTCTGGCCTACCAGCTAACCCACGAGTTTCCAGACCACTCCCACAACGAGCTGGAGGCCATCCAGATCAGCTGTGTGATTGTCTTCTTTGCCGGGATTTTCCAGCTGGCTATCTGGGTGGCGGCGCTCTACACCGAGCGGGAGAGCCTCCACCCGGACGTGTGGTACGGCGGCCGCGAGCACGTCTTCATGCTGGCTAAGCTGGCCCTCTACCCCTGCGTGGCTCTGGGGACCTTCTTCCTGACGTGCGTCCTGAGTGAGTTCAGCGCCTCCATCTTCCACCTCATGGAGATCACGGTGCCGTTCGCCTTCCTGCTGCTCAGGCTGCTGGTGCGGATCGGGCTGGCGCTGCTGCGCCTGCTGTTCTGTCCAGACCGGCCCGACCTGAGATCCATGGTGGAGGAAGACGAGTCGCGGGTGTCCTTCAACTCCGTGGTGACTTAG